Proteins encoded by one window of Chondromyces crocatus:
- the tssI gene encoding type VI secretion system tip protein TssI/VgrG translates to MALLELSFSDSPADAAGLSVRHFEVQEGLSTLFEVALVAMSPSPSIDLDQLVGKPARFQVDGGPLGQRSWGGVCFGAELLDVEEDGLSTYRVSLAPTLWLLTQRVNHRIFQHQSAPEIAEQLLGEWQVPVELRVDQGRHPKLEYRAQYGETDFAFLSRLLEDAGISYFFEPLGEGASTLVLTDRPEGATSDLAPLPYIDNPGERASTPWATAVTMSTEVKPGKAAIVDYDFRRPRYQLTYRFEAFGEGEELLEQYRYAPGMGRIDLPASGELPNDSPVADDKSHARVSEHEGYALATNRLHGLRGERRGVQFSSNVIGLSAGSGVRLSGHPKPQLGPDRNLLVVGLEVHGDATGEWTLGVTAAFADEAIRPAQKTPRPVVHGLQSAIVVGPSGQEIYTDEFGRVRVRFHWDREGAFDDNRTAWVRVNEGWAGAGWGMMAIPRVGHEVIVDFYEGNPDEPVIVGRVYNGAAPPPYGLPANQTKSVWRTRSTPEGSGYHELSFDDKAGLEEVFLRSERDLQKVVKNDEAETTRRDRTQIIGSDLGVNVGEDDAIEAGAGHAVTMGKVEGKERVADAADPVVSESATRREIIAGRITVTTGGATIQLNGPDIIVTAESNIAIRGKEVKINGGPFVQINPPVEVRQGDASKAAVSDHEVWFKLISDDGSPMADVTCYVEQGDGTTSAARRTDGRGMVRFPVEQTGDYRLVVGSPPPAAAAPAAGASGASAATQASAAPAGASAVAPGAAATPVAAAPAAAQGGAPAAAAASAPAAAAPPVAAPQPAITPPAGQNYRVKGGDTIGKIAQQNGTSVGALLRLNPEITNPDRIQVGQQIRLPASSGAAAGSQAPTPAASSGTPSAAATPAQAPVPQPRPAAAQGQQAAQQPAAAQPAAQPAAQPQTQPRVQVGQTPAQSTRSAQPTTHAVPIQIEVVSPTANSQHEIEPGGHPTPDPSMPKLKLHAKVQFQGQEVSSGKLTWEFTISGTYLTRDPQRSSRGIRQQYRLSGGSTTTTPGEEKEFELTPGELVGGDLELTVTYEGGPEIGNLKATKTVTGMKVKGKNATRAHVEALIAEIAGDQAWCLLRIMCHESVHRLEQFENGEPLYGAPAGVGIAQRDPVADEWVWPQNRVTEPNNFFPRIFWDWKKNVREGVQSFRNTHIATSRRLLARLRRNNPNLPEAPEGLVLRGAIRAYNGGNEFRAAPGGRQYVVDPFLNIQNGQHVPLPDRNQNYVNQVLNDTHGNVANYPIPAEVRAQIWPAAAQPAQGVRGGQQPGQQQQRPGQPPGQQQQRPGQPPGQQQQRPGQPPGQQQQRPGQPPGQRR, encoded by the coding sequence ATGGCCCTTTTGGAGCTCTCCTTTTCCGACTCTCCGGCGGACGCGGCCGGCCTCTCCGTGCGGCACTTCGAGGTGCAGGAGGGGCTGTCCACGCTCTTCGAGGTGGCGCTGGTCGCGATGTCGCCGAGCCCGTCGATCGATCTCGATCAGCTCGTGGGCAAGCCGGCACGCTTCCAGGTCGACGGGGGCCCGCTGGGGCAGCGGTCCTGGGGCGGGGTCTGCTTCGGCGCCGAGCTGCTCGACGTGGAGGAAGACGGGCTGTCGACGTACCGGGTGAGCCTGGCGCCGACGCTGTGGCTGCTGACGCAGCGGGTGAACCACCGGATCTTCCAGCACCAGTCGGCGCCGGAGATCGCCGAGCAGCTGCTCGGGGAGTGGCAGGTGCCCGTGGAGCTGCGGGTGGACCAGGGGCGTCACCCGAAGCTCGAGTACCGGGCGCAGTACGGGGAGACGGACTTCGCGTTCCTGAGCCGGCTGCTGGAAGACGCGGGGATCAGCTACTTCTTCGAGCCGCTCGGCGAGGGGGCGTCGACGCTGGTGCTCACCGACCGGCCAGAAGGGGCGACGTCGGATCTCGCGCCCCTGCCGTACATCGACAACCCGGGGGAGCGCGCGAGCACGCCGTGGGCGACGGCAGTGACGATGTCGACGGAGGTGAAGCCGGGCAAGGCGGCGATCGTGGACTACGATTTCCGGCGGCCGCGCTACCAGCTGACGTACCGGTTCGAGGCGTTCGGGGAAGGGGAGGAGCTGCTGGAGCAGTACCGGTACGCACCCGGGATGGGGCGGATCGATCTGCCGGCGTCGGGGGAACTGCCGAACGATTCGCCGGTGGCCGACGACAAGAGCCACGCGCGCGTGAGCGAGCACGAGGGCTATGCGCTGGCGACGAACCGGCTGCACGGGCTGCGGGGTGAGCGGCGCGGGGTGCAGTTCTCGTCGAACGTGATCGGGCTGTCGGCCGGCAGCGGGGTGCGGCTTTCGGGTCATCCGAAGCCGCAGCTCGGGCCGGACCGGAACCTTCTGGTGGTCGGGCTGGAGGTGCACGGGGACGCGACGGGGGAGTGGACGCTGGGGGTGACGGCCGCGTTCGCGGACGAGGCGATCCGGCCAGCTCAGAAGACGCCGCGGCCGGTGGTGCACGGGCTGCAGAGCGCGATCGTGGTGGGGCCCTCGGGGCAGGAGATCTACACCGACGAGTTCGGGCGGGTGCGGGTGCGGTTCCACTGGGATCGCGAGGGGGCGTTCGACGACAACCGGACGGCGTGGGTGCGGGTGAACGAGGGGTGGGCCGGTGCTGGCTGGGGGATGATGGCGATCCCGCGGGTGGGCCACGAGGTGATCGTGGACTTCTACGAGGGGAACCCGGACGAGCCGGTGATCGTGGGCCGGGTATACAACGGGGCGGCGCCGCCGCCGTACGGGCTGCCCGCGAACCAGACGAAGAGCGTGTGGCGGACGCGGTCGACGCCGGAAGGGTCGGGCTACCACGAGCTGTCGTTCGACGACAAAGCGGGGCTGGAAGAGGTGTTCCTCCGCTCGGAGCGCGACCTGCAGAAGGTCGTGAAGAACGACGAGGCGGAGACGACGCGGCGGGACCGGACGCAGATCATCGGCAGCGATCTGGGGGTGAACGTCGGCGAGGACGACGCGATCGAGGCCGGGGCGGGGCACGCGGTCACGATGGGCAAGGTGGAAGGCAAGGAGCGGGTGGCCGACGCGGCCGATCCGGTGGTGTCGGAGAGCGCGACGCGGCGAGAGATCATCGCGGGGCGGATCACGGTGACCACGGGCGGCGCGACGATCCAGCTCAACGGGCCGGACATCATCGTGACGGCGGAGTCGAACATCGCCATCCGCGGCAAGGAAGTGAAGATCAACGGCGGGCCGTTCGTGCAGATCAACCCGCCGGTCGAGGTGCGGCAGGGTGACGCGTCGAAGGCCGCGGTGAGCGACCACGAGGTGTGGTTCAAGCTGATCTCGGACGACGGGAGCCCGATGGCCGACGTGACCTGCTACGTGGAGCAGGGCGACGGGACGACGTCGGCCGCGCGCCGGACGGATGGGCGCGGGATGGTGCGGTTCCCGGTGGAGCAGACCGGGGACTACCGGCTGGTGGTGGGATCGCCACCGCCTGCGGCTGCGGCACCAGCGGCGGGCGCGTCGGGCGCGTCGGCGGCAACGCAGGCTTCGGCGGCACCTGCGGGCGCGTCGGCAGTGGCTCCAGGCGCGGCGGCGACGCCGGTCGCGGCCGCACCGGCCGCAGCGCAAGGGGGAGCACCCGCGGCTGCGGCGGCGAGTGCACCGGCCGCAGCAGCACCGCCCGTGGCAGCGCCGCAGCCGGCGATCACGCCGCCTGCGGGGCAAAACTACCGGGTGAAGGGCGGAGATACGATCGGCAAGATCGCCCAGCAGAACGGGACGTCGGTGGGCGCGCTGCTGCGGCTCAACCCGGAGATCACGAACCCCGATCGGATCCAGGTGGGTCAGCAGATCCGGTTGCCGGCGAGCAGTGGTGCGGCCGCAGGGTCGCAAGCGCCCACGCCGGCCGCATCGAGCGGGACGCCCTCTGCCGCAGCGACACCCGCACAGGCACCCGTGCCGCAACCTCGACCCGCCGCCGCGCAAGGGCAGCAAGCAGCGCAGCAACCGGCAGCAGCACAACCGGCCGCGCAACCCGCCGCACAGCCGCAGACGCAACCGCGGGTGCAGGTGGGCCAGACGCCGGCGCAGTCCACGCGCTCGGCACAGCCGACGACGCACGCGGTGCCGATCCAGATCGAGGTGGTGTCCCCGACGGCGAACAGCCAGCACGAGATCGAGCCGGGTGGACACCCGACGCCCGATCCGTCGATGCCGAAGCTGAAGCTGCACGCGAAGGTGCAGTTCCAGGGGCAAGAGGTGTCGTCGGGCAAGCTGACGTGGGAGTTCACGATCAGCGGGACGTACCTGACGCGCGATCCGCAGCGGTCGAGCCGCGGGATCCGGCAGCAGTACCGGCTGAGCGGGGGCAGCACGACGACGACGCCCGGCGAGGAGAAGGAGTTCGAGCTGACGCCCGGAGAGCTGGTGGGCGGCGATCTGGAGCTGACGGTGACGTACGAGGGCGGGCCCGAGATCGGCAACCTGAAGGCAACGAAGACCGTCACCGGGATGAAGGTGAAGGGGAAGAATGCGACGCGGGCGCACGTGGAGGCGTTGATCGCGGAGATCGCGGGCGATCAGGCGTGGTGCTTGCTCCGCATCATGTGCCACGAGTCGGTGCACCGGCTGGAGCAGTTCGAGAACGGAGAGCCGCTCTACGGAGCGCCTGCGGGCGTGGGGATCGCGCAGCGGGATCCGGTGGCCGACGAGTGGGTGTGGCCGCAGAACCGGGTGACGGAGCCGAACAACTTCTTCCCGCGCATCTTCTGGGACTGGAAGAAGAACGTGCGGGAGGGCGTGCAGAGCTTCCGCAACACGCACATCGCGACGTCACGGCGGCTTCTGGCGCGGCTGCGGCGAAACAACCCGAACCTGCCGGAGGCGCCGGAAGGGCTGGTGCTGCGCGGAGCGATCCGCGCGTACAACGGCGGCAACGAGTTCCGGGCGGCGCCGGGCGGTCGGCAGTACGTGGTCGATCCGTTCCTCAACATCCAGAACGGTCAGCACGTGCCGCTGCCGGACAGGAACCAGAACTACGTGAACCAGGTGCTGAACGACACGCACGGGAACGTGGCGAACTACCCGATCCCCGCGGAGGTGCGCGCGCAGATCTGGCCAGCGGCGGCGCAGCCGGCGCAAGGGGTGCGGGGAGGGCAGCAGCCAGGGCAGCAGCAGCAAAGGCCGGGGCAGCCACCGGGTCAGCAGCAACAGCGGCCGGGGCAGCCGCCAGGGCAACAGCAGCAAAGGCCGGGGCAGCCGCCGGGTCAGCAGCAGCAAAGGCCGGGGCAGCCGCCCGGGCAGCGTCGCTAA
- a CDS encoding ArsA family ATPase, producing MTTSQKSTSQSARTAPAHAPVLEERRFLFVIGKGGVGKTTVSGALALAFAARGKRVLVAMCNTKERLSAILGSPPIGDELVEVSKRVWAVNISPDKALREYGEMVLKVKTVAHAVFDNKYTKTFFRAVPGLSEWAMLGKAWFHATETLDDGSPRFDVVLLDAPATGHGMEMLRVPKIILDVAPPGVLRRDAEAAWAMFQDPRQAGVVLVTLPEEMPATETIELASAIETDLGLPVHRLVVNGVMDPLFSEEERRALLRDEQLLDIEAPATAAGTPHIALVAGARRAMRESVQHETMIRLRRTITLPMVVLPFLFDEASTPAGTRRLAERL from the coding sequence ATGACGACCAGCCAGAAGAGCACGAGCCAGTCCGCCCGCACCGCCCCAGCGCACGCTCCTGTCCTCGAAGAACGGCGCTTCCTGTTCGTGATCGGCAAAGGTGGCGTCGGCAAGACGACCGTCTCGGGGGCCCTCGCGCTCGCCTTCGCGGCGCGCGGCAAGCGCGTGCTGGTCGCCATGTGCAACACGAAGGAGCGCCTCTCCGCGATCCTCGGCTCGCCCCCCATCGGCGACGAGCTGGTGGAGGTGTCGAAGCGCGTCTGGGCGGTGAACATCTCGCCGGACAAGGCGCTGCGCGAGTACGGCGAGATGGTCCTCAAGGTGAAGACGGTCGCGCACGCCGTCTTCGACAACAAGTACACGAAGACCTTCTTCCGCGCCGTCCCGGGCCTCTCCGAGTGGGCCATGCTCGGCAAGGCGTGGTTTCACGCGACCGAGACGCTCGACGACGGCTCCCCGCGCTTCGACGTGGTGCTGCTCGACGCACCGGCGACGGGTCACGGGATGGAGATGCTCCGCGTCCCCAAGATCATCCTCGACGTCGCTCCTCCCGGCGTGCTGCGCCGCGACGCCGAGGCGGCGTGGGCCATGTTCCAGGATCCACGGCAGGCCGGGGTGGTGCTGGTGACCTTGCCCGAGGAGATGCCTGCGACGGAGACCATCGAGCTCGCGTCGGCGATCGAGACCGACCTCGGACTGCCCGTGCACCGGCTGGTGGTGAACGGCGTGATGGATCCCCTGTTCTCCGAGGAGGAGCGCCGGGCACTCTTGCGCGACGAGCAGTTGCTCGACATCGAGGCGCCCGCCACGGCTGCGGGCACACCGCACATCGCCCTGGTCGCAGGGGCCCGACGCGCCATGCGCGAGTCGGTGCAGCACGAGACGATGATCCGCTTGCGCCGCACGATCACGCTGCCGATGGTCGTGCTCCCGTTCCTCTTCGACGAGGCCTCCACGCCAGCTGGCACGAGGCGGCTCGCCGAGCGGCTGTGA
- a CDS encoding MlaE family ABC transporter permease, whose protein sequence is MAKDDADRKELLAKVLEPVLYWLDNIGNVVTLTFQTLTWLFRPPFRISQFLAAMEFLGVQSIFIVGLTGTFSGMVLTLQTSYALRAFSAEGRVGGLVAVSLLRELAPVFSAIMVTARAGSSMAAELGNMRVTEQIDAITTMGVSPVQYLLSPRLFASVVMLPLLCILYSVLGMAGSYLVGIVLLDGDVGVFLQSIRDTAVPKDLFMGLIKAGVFGFILSSISCRHGFYANGGARGVGLATTRAVVESCVTLLIANYILTQMLLDTEM, encoded by the coding sequence GTGGCGAAGGATGATGCGGACCGGAAAGAGCTCCTCGCCAAGGTGCTCGAGCCGGTCCTCTACTGGCTCGACAACATCGGCAACGTCGTCACGCTCACGTTCCAGACGCTGACCTGGCTCTTCCGGCCTCCGTTCCGGATCAGCCAGTTCCTGGCGGCGATGGAGTTCCTCGGCGTCCAGTCGATCTTCATCGTGGGGCTGACCGGGACCTTCAGCGGGATGGTGCTGACGCTCCAGACCTCGTACGCGCTGCGCGCCTTCAGCGCCGAGGGGCGGGTCGGCGGCCTGGTGGCGGTGTCGCTGCTCCGGGAGCTGGCGCCGGTGTTCTCCGCGATCATGGTGACCGCTCGCGCCGGCAGCTCCATGGCCGCCGAGCTCGGGAACATGCGGGTGACCGAGCAGATCGACGCGATCACCACGATGGGCGTGAGCCCGGTGCAGTACCTGCTTTCACCGCGCCTCTTCGCCTCGGTGGTGATGCTCCCCTTGCTCTGCATCCTCTACTCGGTGCTGGGGATGGCGGGCTCGTACCTGGTCGGCATCGTCTTGCTCGACGGCGACGTGGGCGTCTTCCTCCAGAGCATTCGCGACACGGCCGTGCCCAAGGATCTGTTCATGGGCCTGATCAAGGCGGGCGTGTTCGGGTTCATCCTGTCGTCGATCTCGTGCCGGCACGGCTTCTACGCGAACGGCGGCGCGCGCGGCGTCGGCCTCGCCACGACGCGGGCCGTCGTGGAGAGCTGCGTGACCTTGCTGATCGCGAACTACATCCTCACGCAGATGCTGCTGGACACGGAGATGTAG
- a CDS encoding O-methyltransferase translates to MRTHPSPLSRSTLHRPEVRALLDRLHADARRDVFRFAKKIPTVATSLLQGKRLSEIVAEKGTMKDVYISVSREQGELLYLVARSIGARRIVEFGTSFGISTIYLAAAVKDNGGGVVVGTELDESKHRVATQHLAEAGLGEFADVRLGDALETLRDVPTPVDLVLLDGWKDLYMPVLDLLKPKLRRGAVVLGDNIHTFKKALAPFVERMQSGRDGFVSTTLSLADGFEFAYYEGDGEEAQG, encoded by the coding sequence ATGCGCACTCATCCCAGCCCGCTCAGCCGATCGACGCTGCACCGCCCCGAGGTGCGCGCCTTGCTCGATCGGCTGCACGCCGATGCGCGGCGTGACGTCTTTCGTTTCGCGAAGAAGATCCCCACGGTCGCCACCTCGCTCCTCCAGGGGAAGCGCCTGAGCGAGATCGTGGCGGAGAAGGGCACGATGAAGGACGTCTACATCTCGGTGTCCCGCGAGCAAGGCGAGCTGCTCTACCTCGTCGCGCGCTCGATCGGGGCGCGTCGCATCGTGGAGTTCGGGACCTCGTTCGGGATCTCGACGATCTACCTGGCCGCCGCCGTGAAGGACAATGGTGGAGGGGTCGTGGTGGGCACCGAGCTCGACGAAAGCAAGCACCGCGTTGCCACGCAGCACCTCGCCGAAGCAGGGCTCGGCGAGTTCGCCGACGTGCGCCTCGGTGACGCGCTGGAGACGCTCCGTGACGTCCCGACGCCCGTCGACCTGGTGCTGCTCGACGGCTGGAAGGATCTGTACATGCCCGTGCTCGACCTGCTCAAGCCCAAGCTGCGACGCGGCGCGGTGGTGCTCGGCGACAACATCCACACCTTCAAGAAGGCCCTCGCGCCCTTCGTCGAGCGCATGCAGTCGGGCCGTGACGGGTTCGTCTCCACGACCCTCTCCCTCGCCGACGGGTTCGAGTTCGCTTACTACGAAGGCGACGGTGAGGAGGCGCAAGGGTGA
- a CDS encoding type VI secretion system Vgr family protein has translation MMILENLELSFASGLDLSVRHFGVSESISGLFDVSVVAVSRIDDVDFDAVVGQGASFRINGGVLGGAAQSRAWTGICSQFEQVQGEETGLSTYHLRLVPHLWLATQRQNNRIYQHLSIPEIVEKLLAEWQITPSLKIDKGQYPRFEYRVQYAETDYAFVSRLLEEAGISFFFEFDAESGQSQLVLSDRPQAAEHRPGGAMTFHDQPQAEARQEFLTRITVAQRVRQGAYTVRDFDFQRRPDFELFGKSAAGRAPEDKLEHYQYEPGAFLVEGTSGGDVSAAGAARHDEKEGAALAARALEGERKSRVVVGFESSALTLSPGTIFSVAGHPHPVFGEGRTLLVTELSLSGAPGAEWSVSGRAALATEPFRPARKTPRPRITGVQSAVVVGPEGQEIHTDDFGRVRVQFHWDREGQMDDKSSCWIRVSQGWAGGGYGMMTIPRIGQEVTVGFLEGNPDQPLIIGRVFNNTTRVPYALPRNQTRSGWKTSSTPSSDGFNEISFEDQKGAELISIQAQRDLTKLVKMDEVERTGGSRTITVGRSRKATVGGMDSTVVGTRHEVVVKGEGGGGGAPTSLTMSDKKIVYTTGQASLTFDGPDVALEAEGNITITARSGDVIIKGGPNVKINCD, from the coding sequence CGATGTGGACTTCGACGCGGTGGTCGGTCAAGGCGCGTCGTTCCGCATCAACGGCGGCGTGCTCGGTGGCGCCGCGCAGTCGCGCGCGTGGACGGGAATCTGCTCGCAGTTCGAGCAGGTGCAAGGGGAGGAGACGGGCCTGTCGACCTACCACCTGCGCCTCGTGCCGCACCTGTGGCTCGCGACGCAGCGGCAGAACAACCGGATCTACCAGCACCTCTCCATCCCCGAGATCGTCGAGAAGCTGCTCGCGGAGTGGCAAATCACGCCGAGCCTCAAGATCGACAAGGGGCAGTACCCGCGCTTCGAGTACCGGGTGCAGTACGCGGAGACGGACTACGCGTTCGTGAGCCGGCTCCTGGAGGAGGCGGGGATCTCGTTCTTCTTCGAGTTCGACGCGGAGAGCGGGCAGAGCCAGCTCGTGCTGTCGGACCGGCCGCAAGCGGCGGAGCACCGGCCTGGCGGGGCGATGACGTTCCACGATCAGCCGCAGGCCGAGGCGCGACAGGAGTTCCTGACGCGGATCACGGTGGCGCAGCGGGTGCGGCAAGGGGCGTACACGGTACGGGACTTCGACTTCCAGCGGCGGCCGGACTTCGAGCTGTTCGGCAAGTCGGCGGCTGGACGCGCGCCGGAAGACAAGCTGGAGCACTACCAGTACGAGCCTGGGGCGTTCCTGGTGGAGGGGACGTCGGGCGGGGACGTGAGCGCGGCAGGGGCGGCGCGACACGATGAGAAGGAAGGCGCGGCGCTGGCAGCCCGCGCGCTGGAGGGAGAGCGGAAGAGTCGGGTGGTGGTCGGCTTCGAGTCGAGCGCGCTCACGCTGTCGCCAGGGACGATCTTCTCGGTGGCAGGGCATCCGCACCCGGTGTTCGGCGAAGGGCGGACGCTGCTGGTGACGGAGCTGTCGCTGAGCGGTGCGCCGGGCGCGGAGTGGAGCGTGAGTGGTCGGGCGGCCCTCGCGACCGAGCCGTTCCGGCCGGCGCGCAAGACGCCGCGGCCGCGGATCACCGGCGTGCAGAGCGCGGTGGTGGTCGGGCCCGAGGGGCAAGAGATCCACACCGACGACTTCGGGCGGGTGCGGGTGCAGTTCCACTGGGACCGCGAGGGCCAGATGGACGACAAGAGCTCGTGCTGGATCCGGGTGAGCCAGGGCTGGGCAGGCGGGGGCTACGGGATGATGACCATCCCACGCATCGGCCAGGAAGTGACGGTGGGCTTTTTGGAGGGGAACCCCGATCAGCCGCTGATCATCGGGCGGGTCTTCAACAACACGACGCGCGTGCCGTACGCGCTGCCGCGGAACCAGACGCGGAGCGGGTGGAAGACGAGTTCGACGCCCAGCTCGGACGGGTTCAACGAGATCTCGTTCGAGGACCAGAAGGGGGCGGAGCTGATCTCCATCCAGGCGCAGCGCGACCTGACCAAGCTCGTGAAGATGGACGAGGTGGAGCGCACGGGCGGGAGCCGGACGATCACCGTGGGGCGGAGCCGGAAGGCGACGGTCGGCGGGATGGACTCGACGGTGGTGGGGACGCGGCACGAGGTGGTGGTGAAGGGCGAGGGCGGCGGCGGTGGCGCGCCCACGAGCCTCACCATGTCGGACAAGAAGATCGTCTACACGACTGGTCAGGCGTCGCTGACGTTCGATGGTCCCGATGTCGCGCTGGAGGCGGAAGGGAACATCACCATCACGGCGCGCTCGGGGGACGTGATCATCAAGGGCGGCCCCAACGTGAAGATCAACTGCGACTGA
- the tsaE gene encoding tRNA (adenosine(37)-N6)-threonylcarbamoyltransferase complex ATPase subunit type 1 TsaE, translating into MKIELPTRRHTTRLAGALAPLLKPGDLVVLTGDLGAGKTFFARALCRALGVPHEVPVTSPTFTLVHQLEGRLPIAHADLYRLGSDTADASEGELSQLGLRELRAEGSALLVEWGEPFLEALGGDALRIHLITCPPDAGAQRAAVVSATGPRSLVLLTSLPSPATLRASSGR; encoded by the coding sequence TTGAAGATCGAGCTGCCCACGCGCCGCCACACGACGCGGCTCGCCGGCGCCCTCGCGCCGCTCCTGAAGCCCGGCGACCTCGTCGTGCTCACCGGGGATCTCGGGGCGGGCAAGACCTTCTTCGCCCGCGCGCTGTGCCGGGCGCTCGGCGTGCCCCACGAGGTGCCGGTCACCAGCCCGACCTTCACCCTGGTCCACCAGCTCGAGGGGCGCCTCCCCATCGCCCACGCCGACCTCTACCGGCTCGGGTCGGACACCGCCGACGCCTCCGAGGGGGAGCTGTCGCAGCTCGGTCTCCGAGAGCTGCGCGCCGAGGGCTCGGCCCTGCTGGTCGAGTGGGGGGAGCCGTTCCTCGAGGCCCTCGGCGGCGACGCCTTGCGCATCCACCTGATCACCTGCCCGCCGGACGCTGGCGCCCAGCGCGCCGCCGTGGTCTCGGCCACCGGTCCCCGGAGCCTGGTGCTCCTCACCTCCCTCCCATCCCCGGCGACGCTGCGAGCGAGCAGCGGCAGATAG
- a CDS encoding serine/threonine-protein kinase, whose translation MTPMTPHPAQPAHAAPPVPQGPMGVPQGPVEADSLFDDARKTQPFFRAADVPRPSYSSLPPASVNVALGSLDELQTAQRYEVKELLGEGGMGEVFLSTDRLIGRDVAVKVMRAEYMENHEVRARFEREARVQGQLEHPAVVPVYDLGIQENGEAFFTMKRVHGETLEDIIDGLAEGDPELSAKYSLRRLLSAFSNVCLAIAFAHARGVLHRDLKPGNIMLGAYGEVHVLDWGLSKIMNPEAGQTSITTDPRFATKTAVGQILGTPGYMAPEQMRGEIEAQGPATDVYALGAILFELVTLEGLHGRPTLQALFKSTLDGADARASVRAPHRNIPPELDAICVRATELDPKARYQTTREMHEALERFLDGDRDLERRRAFASAHAEEAERAAGAFARGGAQAMAARETALQNALAALAFDPHSAPALETLARLLLFVPGEMPPEARQEFDTSRSAVSRAGRRAMVIAYACWLAGMLLAMPLGIRSVSYWVVIGLMVLLVGGAVWAARRPAGARAALAVHALAAVVMGLLSLWMGPFVIVPALAASHAIGFVVQGDRRYHAHAITVNVLAIAVPVLLQTLGILPPSYEFQQAGMTVIARMTGFPPLITPAFLLIMSVAMVVVPAWMIQRARARTEELERRLFMHSWNLRHLLPNAARSAAAIPAPAVDRQRAARPARARKR comes from the coding sequence ATGACGCCGATGACGCCGCATCCAGCTCAGCCGGCTCATGCAGCGCCGCCCGTCCCGCAGGGACCGATGGGCGTCCCGCAGGGACCGGTGGAGGCGGACTCGCTGTTCGACGACGCGCGGAAGACCCAGCCCTTCTTCCGCGCCGCAGACGTGCCGCGCCCTTCGTACTCGTCCCTGCCGCCCGCCAGCGTCAACGTCGCGCTCGGCTCGCTCGACGAGTTGCAGACCGCACAGCGCTACGAGGTCAAAGAGCTGCTCGGTGAAGGCGGGATGGGCGAGGTCTTCCTGAGCACCGATCGCCTCATCGGTCGTGACGTCGCCGTCAAGGTCATGCGCGCCGAGTACATGGAGAACCACGAGGTGCGCGCGCGCTTCGAGCGCGAGGCCCGCGTGCAGGGCCAGCTCGAGCACCCCGCCGTCGTGCCCGTCTACGACCTCGGGATCCAGGAGAACGGCGAAGCGTTCTTCACCATGAAGCGCGTCCATGGCGAGACCCTCGAAGACATCATCGACGGCCTCGCCGAGGGCGACCCGGAGCTGTCGGCAAAGTATTCACTGCGCCGGCTGCTCAGCGCCTTCAGCAACGTGTGCCTCGCCATCGCCTTCGCGCATGCCCGCGGCGTGCTCCACCGCGACCTCAAGCCGGGCAACATCATGCTCGGCGCCTACGGCGAGGTGCACGTCCTCGACTGGGGCCTGTCCAAGATCATGAACCCCGAGGCAGGACAGACCTCCATCACCACCGATCCTCGCTTCGCCACCAAGACGGCGGTGGGCCAGATCCTCGGCACCCCGGGCTACATGGCCCCCGAGCAGATGCGCGGCGAGATCGAGGCCCAGGGGCCCGCGACGGACGTCTACGCGCTGGGCGCGATCCTCTTCGAACTCGTCACCCTGGAAGGCCTCCACGGGCGGCCCACCTTGCAAGCGCTGTTCAAGTCGACGCTCGACGGCGCCGACGCCCGCGCCTCGGTACGCGCCCCCCACCGCAACATCCCCCCTGAACTCGACGCCATCTGCGTGCGCGCGACCGAGCTCGATCCGAAAGCCCGCTACCAGACCACCCGGGAAATGCACGAAGCCCTGGAGCGCTTCCTCGATGGAGACCGCGACCTCGAGCGCCGGCGCGCCTTCGCCTCGGCGCACGCCGAAGAGGCCGAGCGCGCAGCGGGTGCGTTCGCTCGCGGCGGCGCCCAGGCCATGGCGGCGCGCGAGACGGCGTTGCAGAACGCCCTCGCCGCGCTGGCCTTCGACCCGCACAGCGCCCCGGCCCTGGAGACCCTCGCCAGGCTGCTCCTGTTCGTCCCTGGAGAGATGCCGCCCGAGGCGCGTCAGGAGTTCGACACGAGCCGCAGCGCCGTCTCCCGCGCCGGCCGACGCGCGATGGTCATCGCGTACGCCTGCTGGCTCGCCGGGATGCTCCTCGCCATGCCGCTCGGCATCCGCAGCGTCTCGTACTGGGTCGTGATCGGGCTGATGGTGCTCCTCGTGGGCGGCGCCGTCTGGGCCGCGAGGCGACCCGCGGGCGCGCGCGCCGCCCTCGCCGTCCATGCCCTCGCCGCCGTGGTCATGGGCTTGCTCAGCCTCTGGATGGGCCCCTTCGTCATCGTCCCCGCCCTTGCCGCGAGCCACGCCATCGGCTTCGTGGTCCAGGGGGATCGTCGCTACCACGCCCACGCGATCACGGTGAACGTGCTGGCCATCGCCGTCCCCGTGCTGCTCCAGACCCTGGGGATCCTCCCGCCCTCGTACGAGTTCCAGCAGGCCGGGATGACGGTCATCGCCCGCATGACCGGCTTCCCTCCGCTCATCACCCCGGCGTTTCTCTTGATCATGAGCGTGGCGATGGTCGTCGTCCCGGCCTGGATGATCCAGCGAGCGCGCGCGCGCACCGAGGAGCTGGAGCGCCGCCTCTTCATGCACAGCTGGAACCTGCGGCACCTGCTCCCCAACGCCGCCCGCTCTGCCGCGGCGATCCCGGCGCCTGCGGTCGACCGACAGCGCGCGGCCCGCCCGGCGAGAGCCCGCAAGCGCTGA